A stretch of the Aegilops tauschii subsp. strangulata cultivar AL8/78 chromosome 4, Aet v6.0, whole genome shotgun sequence genome encodes the following:
- the LOC109745890 gene encoding protein FAR1-RELATED SEQUENCE 5-like, whose translation MRLKRENGVTLVVKEIVREHNHRLQLSPQMLVFLHSHKNFDKTILEYVKYLQFKGIEQAQIMSILGSDDPGSYFLEMNAKDLINIKAKNSRMDDVDGVVKIVNFFREMKEINREFFCDIQLDESDRVKNIFWAKTTFFAFALIRDEDADSFKWLFKTFLRCMTGKAPTCILTDQCPAMALAIPDAFGNTVHKLCRWHIMKKYSNPQLALMPTEFKDAWKVLMDKYNLHDDAMMVAICNERKRWIIAYFKEIFCAKMTSTQPSESMNYVLKKNFVSERQNLHRFVRQKEQNTMTFYGFDTQMANLYSQAVYSEIRKRLKLSTLFTVTETKEPTKYLMRYNKPQELFAWCQHAF comes from the exons ATGAGGCTGAAGAGGGAAAATGGTGTAACACTTGTCGTAAAAGAGATAGTCCGGGAACACAACCACAGGCTACAGCTCTCCCCCCAAATGCTTGTCTTCTTGCACTCCCACAAAAACTTTGACAAAACAATCTTGGAGTACGTCAAGTACCTGCAGTTCAAAGGCATTGAACAGGCACAGATCATGAGCATACTGGGTAGTGATGACCCCGGTAGCTACTTCCTCGAAATGAATGCCAAAGACCTGATTAACAT CAAAGCAAAGAATTCAAGGATGGATGATGTGGACGGTGTAGTAAAGATTGTCAACTTCTTTAGGGAGATGAAAGAGATAAACAGGGAGTTCTTCTGCGACATACAACTTGATGAGTCCGACAGAGTTAAGAACATATTCTGGGCGAAG ACTACATTCTTTGCTTTCGCCCTGATAAGAGATGAGGATGCAGATTCGTTCAAATGGCTGTTCAAAACATTTTTAAGGTGCATGACAGGGAAGGCTCCTACATGCATCCTCACAG ACCAGTGCCCGGCAATGGCTTTGGCGATCCCAGATGCTTTCGGGAACACAGTACACAAGCTGTGCCGCTGGCACATTATGAAGAAGTACAG CAATCCTCAACTGGCCCTCATGCCAACTGAGTTTAAGGATGCCTGGAAAGTACTCATGGATAAGTACAACCTCCACGATGATGCCATGATGGTGGCAATTTGCAACGAGCGCAAGAGATGGATAATAGCTTACTTCAAAGAAATTTTCTGTGCCAAAATGACGTCCACACAACCGAGTGAGAGCATGAACTATGTCCTCAAGAAGAACTTCGTAAGTGAGAGACAAAACCTGCACCGGTTTGTCAGGCAG AAGGAACAAAACACGATGACCTTCTATGGGTTTGACACTCAGATGGCAAATCTTTACTCACAAGCTGTGTACAGCGAGATCAGAAAAAGGCTAAAACTGAGTACCCTCTTCACGGTGACAGAGACGAAAGAGCCCACAAAGTACCTCATGCGCTACAACAAACCACAAGAACTTTTTGCGTGGTGTCAGCACGCGTTCTAG